In the Alkaliphilus oremlandii OhILAs genome, one interval contains:
- the addB gene encoding helicase-exonuclease AddAB subunit AddB, translated as MAIRYVFGRAGRGKSYFVLEEIKKRLEGEGHHKLFLLVPEQFTLQAERDLIGKQALKGIMRAEVLSFTRLTHYVFNEVGGITKIPINEIGKNMILRKIADESSKDLSIYKSIAKQEGFITKLNDLICEMKQHDITPIELTMEFNEMEEDTLLKRKLNDIILLYQKFNNYLRDRYVDNEDNVNLLIENIEKVQFLEGAEVWIDGFQSFTPQIFRVIEKLAEKVKNLTITFTMELKSKESDQDLFHINRKTYLKIKSIAQRLGLEEEIIDLDRNERPVLPKVQEICHIEKELYAYPYQQYTGEITHLDVFSGSNLYTEMENVAAQIIHLVRDKGYRWKDIALVSAGLEEYSMILKRVFEEYSIPYFMDEKRSIMNNPIVELILSSIGILARGYQYEDVFRFLKTGFGDLNKDEVEELENYVLQYGIKGKDYAVPFTKGFTNKKHEEIEQEESDEIHEEKIKYNEFRERFIAPFLKFEKKIYRKKKVGHITKALFEFMKDLNIEAKLDQWIEELREKKYFEYVNENTQIWNKVMEILDQLTEILAEESTTLKEYGRILEAGFLACEVGVIPTTIDQVLVGSIERSKSHDIKALFVIGVNDGILPSSREDGGILLDHERESLDKKGLSIGNTLENALLEEQFTIYSALSKPTEYLWISYALADQEGKAQRQSILIDRIKKLFRNLNIQSDVVPTLNRQLHLITTPISTFKYMTESIRQNIDDKPMEDIWWDVYQWYSNESQWDERRNLMVKGLFHENQISYIGEQKARSLYEHPIKSSVSRLERFANCPFSHFVTYGLRPKERKEYQLSNPDIGRLFHDSMENFTKELVNEQIQWKDLTREQSDYFVEKVIDEMVPEFEHGIMLSTHRYQYLVTRLKRISKRAMWTLTEHIKKGQFVPMGHEIIFGLEGDIPPIVIELESGEKIYLEGRIDRVDILNDEDGNYVKIIDYKSGSKEFSLSDVYYGFQIQLLVYLDAVLSSQSQKYQAEVHPGGIFYFKIDDPMVKTTEKAVKEVEKEINKRLKMKGLVLKDVNIIKKIDEDIGRSSSILPASLTKEGEISKTSSALPEEDFKALLKHVRGLVKEIGEEMLKGNVKIEPFKKGGDTSCKYCAYISICQFDHSFHENQYKTIKELKNEEVLEKIRKENENI; from the coding sequence ATGGCAATTCGATACGTATTTGGTAGGGCAGGTAGGGGTAAAAGCTACTTTGTCTTAGAGGAAATAAAGAAAAGATTAGAGGGAGAAGGGCATCACAAGCTCTTTCTCTTAGTACCAGAACAGTTTACCTTACAGGCAGAGCGGGATTTAATAGGAAAGCAAGCGTTAAAGGGGATTATGAGAGCCGAGGTATTGAGCTTTACCAGGCTTACGCATTACGTTTTTAATGAAGTTGGTGGGATTACTAAAATTCCAATTAATGAGATCGGTAAAAATATGATTTTAAGAAAGATTGCAGACGAATCCTCAAAGGATCTTTCCATATATAAATCCATAGCGAAGCAAGAAGGCTTTATCACAAAATTAAATGATTTGATCTGTGAGATGAAACAGCATGACATAACGCCAATAGAGCTTACAATGGAATTCAATGAAATGGAAGAGGATACCCTATTAAAACGAAAATTGAACGATATTATTCTTCTATATCAAAAGTTTAATAACTACTTAAGGGATCGATATGTGGATAATGAAGACAATGTAAACCTTCTTATTGAAAACATAGAGAAGGTCCAATTTTTAGAAGGGGCAGAGGTTTGGATTGATGGATTCCAAAGCTTTACACCCCAAATATTTAGAGTGATAGAAAAATTGGCAGAGAAGGTAAAAAATCTTACCATTACTTTCACGATGGAGTTGAAATCTAAGGAAAGTGATCAGGATTTATTCCATATCAATCGAAAAACCTATTTAAAAATAAAATCAATAGCACAGCGTCTGGGGCTAGAAGAGGAGATCATCGATTTAGATAGAAATGAAAGACCAGTTCTACCAAAGGTTCAGGAAATCTGCCATATCGAAAAGGAACTCTACGCCTATCCATATCAGCAGTATACAGGTGAAATCACGCATTTAGATGTGTTCTCAGGATCAAATCTTTATACTGAAATGGAAAATGTAGCCGCACAAATTATTCATTTAGTTCGGGACAAGGGATATCGCTGGAAAGATATTGCTCTTGTCTCTGCAGGATTAGAAGAGTACAGCATGATATTGAAGCGCGTATTTGAAGAGTATAGCATCCCTTATTTCATGGATGAGAAGCGGTCCATTATGAATAATCCCATAGTGGAGCTTATTTTATCCAGCATCGGGATTTTAGCAAGAGGATATCAATATGAAGATGTATTTCGATTTTTGAAAACTGGATTTGGCGATTTAAATAAGGATGAGGTAGAAGAATTGGAGAACTATGTACTTCAGTATGGCATTAAGGGAAAGGATTATGCAGTCCCTTTTACGAAAGGATTTACTAATAAGAAGCATGAAGAAATAGAGCAAGAAGAATCGGATGAAATCCATGAGGAAAAAATAAAATATAATGAATTTAGGGAGCGATTCATTGCGCCATTTTTAAAATTCGAAAAGAAGATCTATCGTAAAAAAAAGGTTGGTCATATTACAAAAGCCTTGTTTGAGTTTATGAAGGATTTAAATATAGAAGCAAAGCTGGATCAATGGATCGAAGAGCTGAGAGAGAAAAAATATTTTGAATATGTCAATGAAAACACGCAAATATGGAATAAGGTCATGGAAATATTGGACCAGCTGACAGAAATACTTGCAGAAGAAAGCACGACCTTAAAGGAATATGGCAGGATTTTAGAAGCAGGATTTTTAGCTTGTGAGGTCGGTGTGATACCTACCACCATTGATCAAGTATTAGTGGGAAGTATCGAACGATCCAAGAGTCACGATATCAAAGCCTTGTTTGTAATCGGTGTCAATGACGGAATTTTACCATCCAGCAGAGAAGACGGTGGCATCCTTTTAGACCATGAGCGGGAATCACTGGATAAAAAAGGACTCTCCATAGGAAATACGTTGGAAAATGCACTGTTAGAGGAGCAATTTACGATTTATTCTGCCTTATCGAAGCCTACAGAGTACTTATGGATCAGCTATGCCTTAGCAGATCAAGAGGGAAAAGCCCAAAGGCAGTCGATTCTAATCGACCGTATAAAAAAACTATTTAGAAACTTAAATATACAGAGTGATGTGGTGCCTACTTTAAATAGACAGCTTCATCTCATTACGACACCGATTAGTACATTTAAATATATGACGGAAAGCATCAGACAGAATATAGACGATAAACCCATGGAGGATATTTGGTGGGATGTATATCAATGGTATAGCAACGAAAGCCAATGGGACGAAAGACGAAACCTAATGGTGAAGGGCTTATTTCATGAAAATCAGATTTCCTATATCGGAGAGCAGAAGGCGAGAAGCTTGTACGAACATCCGATTAAATCCAGTGTCTCCAGACTAGAAAGATTTGCAAACTGTCCCTTCTCTCATTTCGTCACCTATGGACTGAGACCGAAAGAGAGAAAGGAATATCAGCTATCCAACCCAGATATCGGCAGACTATTCCACGATTCCATGGAGAATTTTACGAAGGAATTAGTGAATGAGCAAATCCAGTGGAAGGATTTAACCAGAGAACAAAGCGATTATTTTGTTGAAAAGGTAATTGATGAAATGGTGCCAGAGTTCGAGCACGGTATTATGCTCAGTACCCATCGATATCAATATCTAGTGACCAGGTTAAAGCGAATTAGCAAGAGAGCCATGTGGACTTTAACGGAGCATATAAAAAAAGGTCAGTTTGTTCCTATGGGTCATGAGATTATTTTTGGGTTGGAAGGAGATATTCCACCCATTGTAATTGAGCTTGAAAGTGGGGAGAAAATCTATTTAGAGGGTAGAATCGATCGGGTCGATATCTTAAATGATGAAGATGGAAATTACGTTAAAATAATTGATTATAAGTCTGGAAGTAAAGAATTTAGCCTATCCGATGTTTATTACGGCTTTCAGATACAGCTGCTGGTATATTTAGATGCCGTACTATCGAGCCAATCTCAAAAATATCAGGCTGAAGTCCATCCCGGAGGCATCTTCTATTTTAAAATAGATGATCCAATGGTTAAAACCACGGAAAAAGCTGTAAAGGAAGTAGAAAAAGAAATCAATAAAAGGTTAAAAATGAAAGGATTGGTTTTAAAGGATGTCAATATTATTAAAAAGATAGATGAAGATATTGGAAGATCTTCTAGTATTCTTCCCGCTAGTCTTACAAAAGAAGGTGAAATTTCTAAAACTTCGTCGGCGCTTCCTGAGGAAGATTTTAAGGCACTTCTAAAGCATGTAAGGGGATTGGTTAAGGAAATCGGGGAGGAAATGCTCAAGGGTAATGTAAAGATAGAGCCCTTTAAAAAAGGCGGCGATACATCTTGCAAGTATTGTGCATATATTTCCATATGCCAATTTGATCATAGCTTCCATGAGAACCAGTATAAAACCATTAAAGAATTAAAAAATGAGGAAGTTTTGGAGAAAATAAGAAAAGAAAATGAGAATATATAA
- a CDS encoding DUF1846 domain-containing protein: MKAGFDHEKYLEEQSKYILERVNNYDKLYLEFGGKLLFDFHAKRVLPGFNENAKLKLLYKLKEKVEVVICVYAGDIERNKIRGDFGITYDMDTLRLIDDLRSYDLEVNSVVITRYDGQPATTVFINKLERRGIKVYIHRSTKGYPTDVDTIVSDEGYGQNPYIETTKPIVVVTAPGPASGKLSTCLNQLYHEYKRGRVAGYSKFETFPVWNVPLKHPLNVAYEAATVDLKDVNMIDPFHLEAYNEIAINYNRDVEAFPVLKRIIEKITGEESVFKSPTDMGVNRVGFGIIDDEIIKEASKQEIIRRYFKTGCEYKKGHVDKETFERSKMIMEQLDLKLEDRKVVLPAREKSAKLREVSNKNEACPAMAIELSDGTMITGKGSHEMDATAAVLLNAIKYLANISDGIHLISPVVLEPIRNLKSKALKIKNSALDCEEILIALSISAATNPTAQVALEKLSMLDGCQAHSTAILSLNDEQIFNKLGIDVTSDPEYATENLYYNS, from the coding sequence ATGAAAGCAGGGTTCGATCATGAAAAGTACTTAGAGGAGCAGTCGAAGTATATCTTAGAGAGAGTGAACAACTATGATAAGCTATATCTTGAATTTGGGGGAAAGCTATTATTTGACTTCCATGCCAAAAGAGTTCTACCTGGTTTCAATGAAAATGCAAAGCTAAAATTACTATACAAATTGAAAGAAAAGGTTGAAGTTGTTATTTGTGTATATGCCGGGGATATTGAGCGGAATAAAATAAGAGGGGATTTCGGTATTACATATGATATGGATACCCTAAGACTGATCGATGATCTGAGGTCCTATGATTTAGAGGTAAACAGCGTTGTGATTACCAGATACGACGGGCAACCAGCAACCACTGTTTTTATCAATAAGCTTGAACGAAGAGGAATTAAGGTTTATATTCACAGAAGTACAAAGGGATACCCTACAGATGTGGATACCATTGTCAGCGATGAAGGATATGGACAGAATCCATATATAGAGACAACGAAGCCGATCGTTGTTGTAACAGCACCAGGACCAGCCAGTGGAAAATTATCAACTTGTCTCAATCAACTTTATCATGAATATAAAAGAGGCAGGGTGGCAGGCTATTCAAAGTTTGAAACATTCCCAGTGTGGAACGTTCCCTTAAAGCACCCTTTAAATGTGGCTTATGAAGCCGCTACGGTAGATTTAAAGGATGTCAATATGATAGACCCCTTTCATCTTGAAGCTTACAATGAGATTGCCATTAACTATAATCGAGATGTAGAAGCTTTTCCTGTGTTAAAAAGGATTATAGAGAAAATCACAGGGGAGGAGTCTGTATTTAAATCTCCAACAGATATGGGCGTCAATAGAGTTGGATTTGGAATTATAGACGATGAAATCATTAAAGAAGCTTCGAAGCAGGAAATCATCAGAAGATATTTTAAGACGGGCTGTGAATATAAAAAAGGACATGTGGATAAGGAAACCTTTGAAAGATCTAAGATGATCATGGAACAGCTGGACTTAAAGCTAGAGGATCGAAAAGTGGTGCTGCCAGCTAGAGAAAAGTCCGCTAAACTAAGAGAAGTTTCAAATAAAAATGAAGCCTGTCCGGCAATGGCAATAGAGCTAAGTGATGGAACGATGATCACAGGGAAAGGTTCTCATGAAATGGATGCGACGGCTGCAGTTCTTTTAAACGCAATAAAATACTTAGCAAATATATCGGACGGTATCCATTTAATTTCTCCAGTTGTACTGGAGCCAATCAGAAATTTAAAATCGAAAGCTTTAAAAATCAAAAATTCTGCTTTAGATTGTGAAGAAATATTAATCGCTCTCAGTATTAGTGCTGCTACAAATCCAACAGCTCAAGTTGCATTAGAAAAGTTATCCATGTTGGATGGATGTCAAGCGCATTCCACAGCTATATTAAGCCTAAATGACGAGCAGATATTCAATAAATTAGGGATTGATGTAACCAGCGATCCAGAATATGCGACGGAAAATTTATATTATAACAGTTAA
- a CDS encoding YeiH family protein: MEFIKKCSVGIFFAAILAVVSNFISGILPNHIIGAGVFALIIGMMLNPLTSKYPVFQQGFNFTSKKILRTAIILMGATLSFSQVLEVGKFSLVVMIFTLITAFGGGYLVGKLFHMDWKLSSLISAGTGICGGSAIASIAPVIDAEDSDIAYAISATFIFDVLMVVLFPIMGRYFGMSDLGYGLWTGTAVNDTSSVVAAGYAFSDIAGGFSVIVKLTRTLSIVPVVLIFSYINQRIVRKNETEYAFSNGSAPSTIQQNKKVEITKIFPWFILMFLGVVTIKSLGILPEFISSNISKISKFLMVMSLGAIGFKTNFKKLSKSGFLPMLHGFIISALVVIVSFLAQMAIGQL; this comes from the coding sequence ATGGAGTTTATTAAAAAATGTAGTGTAGGAATATTTTTTGCCGCAATACTTGCAGTTGTATCTAATTTTATAAGCGGTATTCTTCCGAATCATATCATAGGGGCAGGAGTGTTTGCCTTAATTATAGGAATGATGCTCAATCCACTGACATCAAAGTATCCTGTTTTTCAACAGGGGTTCAACTTTACATCTAAAAAAATATTACGGACAGCGATTATACTAATGGGAGCTACCCTTAGCTTCTCTCAAGTATTAGAGGTTGGTAAATTTTCATTAGTTGTTATGATCTTTACCCTTATAACAGCTTTTGGCGGAGGGTATCTCGTTGGTAAGCTCTTTCATATGGACTGGAAACTTTCTTCACTGATATCTGCTGGAACCGGTATATGTGGCGGTTCTGCCATCGCCTCCATCGCACCAGTTATTGATGCGGAAGACAGCGACATCGCATATGCCATATCTGCTACATTTATATTTGATGTCCTTATGGTGGTTTTATTCCCTATTATGGGCAGATATTTTGGGATGTCCGATTTAGGTTATGGTCTTTGGACCGGAACAGCTGTAAATGATACATCCTCTGTAGTTGCTGCTGGATATGCATTTTCAGATATTGCAGGTGGATTTTCTGTAATTGTGAAGCTTACACGAACTTTATCCATTGTTCCCGTTGTGCTTATATTCTCTTATATCAACCAAAGAATTGTTAGAAAAAATGAAACAGAATATGCTTTCAGCAATGGAAGTGCTCCTAGCACAATACAGCAAAATAAAAAAGTTGAGATCACAAAGATATTTCCTTGGTTTATTCTGATGTTTCTCGGTGTAGTTACCATTAAAAGTCTTGGAATTCTGCCTGAATTCATTAGCTCTAACATATCTAAAATCAGTAAATTTTTAATGGTTATGTCCTTGGGTGCTATCGGATTTAAAACAAATTTTAAGAAGCTTTCAAAGTCTGGATTTTTACCTATGCTTCATGGCTTTATAATTTCTGCATTGGTCGTTATCGTTTCATTTTTAGCACAGATGGCAATCGGTCAGCTTTAA
- a CDS encoding pyridoxal phosphate-dependent aminotransferase: MAHRFIAKKYWKDRSTPMGKAADEAEKYDDMINLSLGDPDYITDTRIIEEAFQDAKKGHTRYTEPLGEIELRQEIVKYYDEMYGYKIQLKELMAVVGACHGMYLVLEAILDEGDEVIVPEPYFTPYAQQIEMASGKLVTVETVEEEGFQINIDKLKASITSRTKAIIINTPNNPTGVCLSKESLNSIAKVAIEKDLIVIADDIYGSFSFNNPFIPLTVLEGMKERTITIGSFSKDYAMTGWRIGYVLAPDFIINCIRDINEGICFTAPTISQRGAIHALRMRKQVQTPMVEEYKNRIYYAYERIKQIPNMSVIEPEGTFYMFINIKNTGLSSVEVSNKILEEAHVLVIPGIAFGKSGEGYIRIACTLGIEKLKEAFDRIENMDIFS, from the coding sequence ATGGCGCATAGATTTATAGCTAAAAAATACTGGAAAGATAGATCAACACCAATGGGCAAAGCGGCAGATGAAGCAGAAAAATATGATGATATGATCAATCTAAGTCTTGGAGACCCAGACTATATAACGGACACTAGAATCATTGAAGAAGCCTTTCAGGATGCTAAGAAAGGCCACACTAGATATACAGAACCTTTAGGAGAGATAGAATTAAGACAAGAAATTGTAAAATACTATGATGAAATGTATGGTTACAAAATACAGCTGAAAGAATTAATGGCAGTCGTAGGCGCTTGTCATGGAATGTATCTAGTTTTAGAAGCCATTTTAGATGAAGGAGACGAAGTAATTGTACCCGAGCCATATTTTACACCATATGCTCAACAAATTGAAATGGCATCTGGAAAACTGGTTACGGTAGAAACAGTAGAGGAAGAAGGATTTCAAATAAATATTGATAAATTAAAGGCTTCTATAACCAGCAGAACCAAAGCAATAATTATAAATACACCAAACAATCCAACAGGGGTATGCCTTAGTAAAGAAAGTTTAAATTCAATCGCTAAGGTGGCTATTGAAAAGGATTTAATCGTTATTGCAGATGATATATACGGAAGCTTTAGCTTTAACAATCCATTTATTCCGCTGACTGTACTGGAAGGAATGAAAGAAAGAACCATAACCATTGGCAGTTTTTCTAAGGACTATGCAATGACAGGCTGGAGAATTGGATATGTATTGGCACCAGACTTTATTATTAATTGTATTAGAGATATTAATGAAGGAATCTGCTTTACTGCTCCAACCATTTCCCAAAGAGGAGCTATACACGCTTTGAGAATGCGGAAACAAGTACAGACTCCTATGGTAGAGGAATATAAAAATAGGATTTACTATGCATATGAAAGGATAAAACAAATTCCTAATATGTCCGTTATTGAGCCAGAAGGAACATTTTATATGTTTATTAACATTAAAAACACGGGGTTAAGCTCTGTAGAAGTCAGTAATAAAATATTGGAAGAGGCTCATGTATTGGTGATCCCAGGAATTGCTTTTGGTAAAAGTGGAGAAGGATATATTCGAATTGCCTGTACATTAGGAATAGAAAAATTGAAAGAAGCCTTTGATAGAATAGAAAATATGGATATATTTTCATAA
- a CDS encoding YjiH family protein — MKQEVNITVENTSQINAKKIMKFLIPSLFGIIMFLLPIPYNGTINTPVGVLSERLVSILSKYLPYAVVAITIISAIMSFVAKIFKPKFIMENKLLKDNFTTSHFYLFWRGVGAIIAILVLNKWGGEIIYSMDTGGTMMSLMSTLIVWFLAASYLMPFLMNFGAMDYTGTVLRSLVKPLFKLPGRSAVDLITSWVGNVNVGVVLTREQYDRGYYTGREAAIIATCFSAVSLPFCLVIAAMLGVDTAFIPFYITISVVGIVSTVIMCRIPPLSIIPDTYNAKIGKQIDEVVPEGISKHQWGLQKAIQKAELAGSLKEQILSGTEIFMGIIFSLVPIVIAWGTLALIIATYTPLFTWISYPFGYYLQFLGVEEAFKAAPATLAGFADMFIPAILAANIKSFETRFILGVLSIVQIVYMTEVGTLLITSNIPVKFKDLVLIFIEKTVIAIPLIILMTKLLL; from the coding sequence ATGAAACAAGAGGTCAATATTACAGTTGAGAATACATCACAAATAAATGCAAAGAAAATAATGAAGTTTTTAATACCATCTTTATTTGGAATCATCATGTTTTTACTGCCTATTCCATATAATGGCACAATCAATACACCAGTGGGGGTTTTATCGGAAAGGTTGGTATCTATATTAAGTAAATATTTGCCTTATGCAGTAGTTGCAATAACTATAATATCAGCAATTATGAGCTTTGTAGCAAAAATATTTAAACCTAAATTTATAATGGAAAATAAGCTGTTGAAAGACAACTTTACCACAAGTCATTTTTATCTTTTTTGGAGAGGTGTAGGAGCGATTATTGCCATCTTGGTTCTAAATAAATGGGGCGGGGAGATCATATATTCAATGGATACTGGTGGCACCATGATGTCCCTAATGTCTACTTTAATTGTATGGTTTTTAGCAGCATCCTACTTAATGCCATTTTTAATGAATTTTGGAGCGATGGATTATACAGGAACTGTTTTAAGATCCTTGGTGAAACCACTGTTTAAACTTCCTGGAAGATCGGCAGTGGACCTTATAACCTCTTGGGTAGGAAATGTAAATGTGGGCGTAGTTTTAACTAGGGAGCAGTATGATCGCGGATATTACACAGGTAGAGAAGCGGCTATTATTGCGACTTGTTTTTCAGCAGTTTCCTTACCCTTCTGTTTAGTAATTGCAGCTATGCTAGGTGTAGATACTGCATTCATCCCTTTTTATATAACCATCTCGGTGGTTGGAATCGTGAGTACTGTTATTATGTGCAGAATACCGCCTTTAAGTATCATCCCCGATACCTATAATGCTAAGATTGGAAAACAAATCGATGAAGTAGTGCCTGAAGGAATAAGTAAACATCAATGGGGGCTTCAAAAAGCAATACAAAAGGCAGAATTAGCAGGAAGTTTAAAAGAACAAATTTTAAGTGGAACAGAAATCTTTATGGGAATTATTTTTAGCTTAGTACCAATCGTAATCGCTTGGGGAACCCTAGCTTTAATTATTGCCACTTATACCCCCTTATTTACTTGGATCTCTTATCCATTTGGATATTACCTTCAATTCTTAGGAGTGGAAGAAGCATTTAAAGCTGCACCAGCTACTTTAGCAGGATTTGCAGATATGTTTATTCCAGCGATATTGGCTGCCAATATAAAATCTTTTGAAACTAGATTTATTCTGGGTGTATTATCCATCGTTCAAATCGTATATATGACAGAGGTAGGAACACTTCTGATTACATCGAATATTCCCGTTAAATTTAAGGATTTAGTTTTAATATTTATTGAAAAAACAGTCATTGCAATACCACTTATCATTTTAATGACAAAGCTGCTTCTATAG
- a CDS encoding iron-containing alcohol dehydrogenase family protein — MLTVKLPQYTVGNGILKDLGSICKKYGKRILVIGGNTALEKVGMSIVDYLKQENIEIIDFIWYGGECSYKNIDRIQTKAENLNIDVIVGVGGGKALDTAKAAGEKASIPVITIPTIAATCAATTPLSVVYKDNGSFDSIYLLENLPAHILIDTDIIVNSPTKYLWAGIGDTLAKYYELEATTREKKLSHRVLMGKNLSTMCVEPLIAYGTKAIEDSSKGLNSFEFEETILNIIVTTGIVSMLIGEEFNGACAHGLFNALTSLEHIEKDHLHGEVVSYGILVMLMLDGQESEVERLYPFYKSISLPTSLEDLEIIHTIEYLESIVEDAIHMEDVKKMPYQVTKAMFLGAIDKLEGLNKRLNHKKQTLK; from the coding sequence ATGCTTACTGTAAAATTACCACAGTATACTGTAGGAAATGGAATTTTAAAAGATTTAGGATCTATTTGTAAAAAATATGGGAAAAGAATATTAGTTATAGGCGGAAATACCGCACTTGAAAAAGTTGGCATGAGTATTGTCGACTATTTAAAACAAGAGAATATCGAAATTATTGATTTTATATGGTATGGCGGAGAGTGCAGCTATAAAAATATAGATCGGATCCAGACAAAAGCAGAGAATTTAAATATCGATGTAATTGTTGGGGTGGGTGGTGGAAAGGCCTTAGATACAGCTAAAGCGGCAGGAGAAAAAGCAAGCATTCCAGTTATAACAATACCTACAATAGCAGCTACGTGTGCAGCTACAACGCCTCTTTCTGTAGTATATAAGGATAATGGAAGCTTTGACTCGATCTATTTACTAGAAAATTTGCCCGCTCATATATTAATAGACACAGACATCATTGTAAATTCTCCTACTAAATATTTATGGGCAGGCATTGGAGATACACTGGCTAAATATTACGAACTGGAGGCAACTACTAGAGAAAAAAAGCTATCCCATCGCGTATTGATGGGAAAGAATTTAAGTACAATGTGTGTGGAACCTTTAATAGCCTATGGAACAAAGGCGATTGAGGACAGTAGCAAAGGATTGAACTCTTTTGAGTTTGAAGAAACGATATTGAATATTATAGTTACAACAGGGATTGTATCCATGTTGATCGGCGAAGAATTTAACGGAGCATGTGCCCATGGGTTATTTAATGCATTAACTTCTTTGGAGCATATTGAAAAAGATCACCTACATGGTGAAGTTGTATCCTATGGAATCTTAGTGATGTTAATGCTGGACGGCCAGGAAAGTGAAGTTGAAAGATTATATCCTTTCTATAAGAGCATCAGTTTGCCCACATCTTTAGAGGATTTAGAAATAATACATACCATTGAATATCTAGAGTCAATAGTAGAAGATGCAATTCATATGGAGGATGTAAAAAAAATGCCCTATCAAGTTACGAAAGCTATGTTTTTAGGAGCCATTGATAAGCTAGAAGGATTAAACAAAAGACTGAACCACAAAAAACAAACTTTAAAATAG